One window of Triticum dicoccoides isolate Atlit2015 ecotype Zavitan chromosome 5A, WEW_v2.0, whole genome shotgun sequence genomic DNA carries:
- the LOC119298975 gene encoding peroxidase 2-like, whose protein sequence is MAKVNAGAALLSLCLLLACSAGGTKAAYVDVEGTVRTEVEKAIKSNPGIGAALVRLVFHDCWVNGCDGSVLLDKTPYGTNTEKKAINNIALDGFNLIDTIKYKLGDGVSCADIVVFAARDAARYLSNGKIAYSVPSGRKDGINSSAAAADAVLPQSTFEFQQLVDNFDKKKFTPRELVILSGAHSIGVSHLSSFQDRLNKSTATPIDDNYKQALVADVEAQKKSQNTPDPIEKNNIRDMSSSFQTTAGYDPTGVNTAAKGALDNSYYHANLQNRVLFKSDWVMRTDTDAGNAMAEYMDNATKWNNDFAAAMVKLSKLPAESSTRYELRKNCRVTNQNYYY, encoded by the exons ATGGCCAAGGTTAACGCCGGCGCCGCCCTGCTGTCTCTGTGCCTGCTGCTGGCCTGTTCTGCGGGAGGCACAAAGGCCGCCTACGTGGACGTGGAGGGCACCGTGAGGACAGAAGTAGAGAAGGCCATCAAGAGCAACCCCGGCATCGGCGCCGCCCTCGTCCGGCTGGTGTTCCACGACTGCTGGGTCAAT GGTTGCGATGGATCGGTGCTCTTGGACAAGACGCCATACGGTACCAACACCGAGAAGAAGGCGATCAACAACATCGCCCTGGATGGCTTCAACCTCATCGACACCATCAAGTACAAGCTGGGCGACGgcgtctcctgcgccgacatcgTCGTCTTCGCCGCGCGAGATGCGGCCAGGTACCTGAGTAATGGCAAGATCGCCTACTCTGTCCCCTCGGGGCGCAAGGACGGCATCAACTCGTCGGCCGCCGCCGCAGACGCCGTCCTCCCGCAATCCACCTTCGAGTTCCAGCAGCTCGTGGACAACTTCGACAAGAAGAAGTTCACCCCGAGGGAGCTCGTCATCCTCTCCGGCGCGCACTCCATCGGCGTCTCGCACCTCTCGTCCTTCCAAGACCGCCTCAACAAATCAACCGCGACCCCGATCGACGACAACTACAAACAGGCTCTTGTCGCAGACGTCGAGGCCCAGAAGAAGAGCCAAAATACACCAGACCCGATTGAGAAGAACAACATCCGCGACATGAGCTCGAGCTTTCAGACCACCGCCGGGTACGACCCCACAGGGGTGAACACCGCGGCCAAGGGCGCCCTGgacaacagctactaccacgccaaCCTGCAGAAcagggtgctcttcaagtccgactGGGTTATGCGCACCGACACCGACGCCGGGAACGCTATGGCCGAGTACATGGATAACGCcaccaagtggaacaacgacttcgccgccgccatggtcaaGCTCAGCAAGCTCCCGGCCGAGAGTAGTACCCGTTACGAGTTAAGGAAGAACTGTAGAGTCACCAACCAGAACTACTATTACTAG